One part of the Rutidosis leptorrhynchoides isolate AG116_Rl617_1_P2 chromosome 1, CSIRO_AGI_Rlap_v1, whole genome shotgun sequence genome encodes these proteins:
- the LOC139863756 gene encoding uncharacterized protein isoform X2: protein MEIDTTNRHVSFTNPKSFVPNSSQMEIDTSYRKENISVGAKDKRIAPIDYGSKIPTDNKLPKKGNMRDKQMAATDANKTYTLVLDQLIRKPKVTVNWNPEILKVTHNQYGALTYEENARVFRDDRLRSITEADVQAMFGGRRALKMGDACLLEKK from the exons ATGGAAATCGATACAACTAACAGGCACGTTTCATTCACCAACCCCAAATCGTTCGTTCCAAACTCTTCACAGATGGAAATCGATACAAGTTACAG AAAAGAAAACATCTCGGTTGGAGCAAAGGATAAACGAATAGCACCGATTGATTATGGTTCAAAGATACCAACCGATAACAAACTTCCTAAAAAAG GAAACATGCGTGATAAACAAATGGCAGCGACTGATGCTAATAAAACATATACACTAGTTTTGGATCAATTAATCCGTAAAC CCAAAGTAACCGTTAATTGGAATCCTGAGATATTAAAAGTGACACACAATCAGTATGGTGCACTAACCTACGAAGAAAA TGCACGTGTGTTTCGTGATGACCGTTTACGTTCTATTACTGAAGCTGATGTGCAAGCTATGTTTGGGGGGAGGAGGGCGTTGAAGATGGGTGATGCATGCCTCTTGGAGAAGAAGTAA
- the LOC139863756 gene encoding uncharacterized protein isoform X1 has product MEIDTTNRHVSFTNPKSFVPNSSQMEIDTSYRKENISVGAKDKRIAPIDYGSKIPTDNKLPKKGNMRDKQMAATDANKTYTLVLDQLIRKPKVTVNWNPEILKVTHNQYGALTYEEKRLWLISHFYFRKYARVFRDDRLRSITEADVQAMFGGRRALKMGDACLLEKK; this is encoded by the exons ATGGAAATCGATACAACTAACAGGCACGTTTCATTCACCAACCCCAAATCGTTCGTTCCAAACTCTTCACAGATGGAAATCGATACAAGTTACAG AAAAGAAAACATCTCGGTTGGAGCAAAGGATAAACGAATAGCACCGATTGATTATGGTTCAAAGATACCAACCGATAACAAACTTCCTAAAAAAG GAAACATGCGTGATAAACAAATGGCAGCGACTGATGCTAATAAAACATATACACTAGTTTTGGATCAATTAATCCGTAAAC CCAAAGTAACCGTTAATTGGAATCCTGAGATATTAAAAGTGACACACAATCAGTATGGTGCACTAACCTACGAAGAAAA ACGACTATGGCTAATATCCCATTTCTATTTTAGAAAGTA TGCACGTGTGTTTCGTGATGACCGTTTACGTTCTATTACTGAAGCTGATGTGCAAGCTATGTTTGGGGGGAGGAGGGCGTTGAAGATGGGTGATGCATGCCTCTTGGAGAAGAAGTAA